One Acaryochloris thomasi RCC1774 DNA window includes the following coding sequences:
- a CDS encoding Ig-like domain-containing protein: MSQSSLDFSSLTGSNGFVISGIDESDYSGHSVSGAGDVNGDGIDDLIIGAPLADPNGNESAGESYVVFGDSGFDSSLNLASLDGSNGFVISGIDENDFSGDLVSGAGDVNGDGIDDLIIGASFADPNGSESAGESYVVFGSSGFDSSLDLASLDGSNGFVISGIATFDRSGRSVSSAGDVNGDGIDDLIIGAFRADPEGIDNAGQSYVVFGHSSGFSSSISLSSLDGSNGFILDGLNPSAQVGHSVSSAGDINGDGIDDLIIGAPGAINPESQEINGQSYVIFGDSSGFDSTIDLSSLDGSNGFTLNGIDSNTNSGYSVSSAGDINGDGIDDLVIGAPFVNVNGRINYYGESYVVFGNSSGFDSSIDLATLNGSNGFTLNGTRFESFSGSLVSSAGDVNGDGIDDLIIRDYGQGYVVFGNSSGFDSSLDLRRLDGDNGFVIGRAIGSVSSAGDINGDGIDDLILGTSGADPDGIDNAGESYVVFGNASPELDLSGVDNSTSPTSIDYEAIFIGDPLVIVGTGLSLTDANSDRIVGATVTITNLTNGLAESLSAITTGTNITATYDSGTLTLSGTDTAANYQQVLQTVTYQNLTPTGATRTVEFVVDDGETHSNSSAIATTTVTFEVGDAPVAPNDRITVNETGRVNGNVLADNGDGADSDPNGDLLTVSAVNGRDADINTQITLLSGALLTLNSDGTFQYDPNNQFASLAARENATDQFTYTVTDGDGETDTATVDVEIKGLAGAYRIGTAGQDQLVGSAFGDTLEGLAADDVLIGGRGRDSLAGGRGNDSLSGGSGSDTLKGHAGNDTLRGGDGIDWLQGGRGHDSLVGGLNNDTLEGQTGNDTLLGGSNSDVLIGGAGIDVLYGGLGSDVLRGGQNRDTLNGQAGNDTLEGQAGSDILLGGGGNDILVGGANNDTLTGGSGADTFQFDANFNRLGIDTITDFSSNDVLQLSQSIFGLSGAGVTEISMQEFASVGSLTAAENSSALITYNRNDGSLYFNTNGSTSGLGSGGQFAQLDNAFGLTASHIELVS; encoded by the coding sequence ATGTCTCAATCATCTTTAGATTTTTCGAGCCTTACTGGCAGCAATGGCTTTGTTATTAGCGGCATTGATGAAAGTGATTATTCAGGCCATTCGGTCAGCGGTGCGGGTGATGTCAACGGTGATGGCATTGACGATCTGATTATCGGCGCTCCCTTGGCCGACCCCAATGGTAACGAGAGTGCGGGGGAGAGCTATGTGGTATTCGGTGACAGCGGCTTTGATAGCAGCCTTAATCTAGCCAGTCTCGACGGTAGCAATGGCTTTGTTATTAGCGGCATTGATGAAAATGATTTTTCCGGTGACTTGGTCAGCGGTGCGGGTGATGTCAACGGTGATGGCATTGACGATCTGATTATCGGCGCTTCCTTCGCCGACCCCAATGGTAGCGAGAGTGCGGGGGAAAGCTATGTAGTGTTTGGTAGCAGCGGTTTTGATAGCAGCCTTGATCTCGCAAGTCTTGATGGTAGCAATGGCTTTGTTATCAGCGGCATCGCAACCTTTGATAGGTCAGGCCGTTCGGTGAGCAGTGCTGGTGATGTCAATGGTGATGGCATTGACGACCTGATTATCGGGGCCTTCAGGGCGGATCCAGAGGGTATCGATAATGCGGGTCAAAGCTACGTAGTGTTTGGTCACAGCAGTGGTTTTAGCAGCAGTATCAGTCTTTCAAGCCTGGACGGTAGCAACGGTTTTATCCTGGATGGCCTTAATCCATCTGCTCAAGTCGGTCATTCGGTTAGCAGTGCCGGTGACATTAACGGTGATGGCATTGACGATCTAATTATTGGTGCACCTGGTGCTATCAACCCAGAGAGTCAAGAGATTAATGGGCAGAGTTATGTAATTTTTGGTGACAGCAGTGGTTTTGATAGCACCATTGACCTATCAAGCCTTGACGGCAGCAATGGCTTTACCCTCAATGGTATTGATTCCAATACTAACTCTGGCTATTCAGTGAGCAGCGCTGGGGATATCAATGGTGATGGCATTGACGACCTAGTTATCGGTGCCCCTTTTGTCAATGTCAATGGCCGCATCAATTACTATGGCGAGAGCTATGTAGTATTTGGCAACAGCAGTGGTTTTGACAGCAGCATTGATCTGGCAACCCTTAATGGCAGCAATGGCTTTACTCTCAACGGTACTCGTTTCGAAAGCTTTTCAGGTAGTTTAGTCAGCAGTGCGGGTGACGTCAACGGCGATGGGATTGACGACCTGATTATCCGTGACTATGGCCAGGGCTATGTCGTATTTGGCAACAGCAGCGGGTTTGATAGCAGTCTCGATCTACGGCGCCTCGACGGTGACAATGGTTTTGTCATTGGCAGAGCGATTGGTTCAGTCAGCAGCGCGGGGGATATTAATGGTGACGGAATTGACGATTTGATCCTCGGGACATCCGGTGCTGACCCTGATGGCATCGATAATGCGGGCGAAAGCTATGTGGTGTTCGGCAATGCGTCTCCTGAACTAGATTTGAGTGGGGTAGATAATAGTACCTCTCCCACCAGCATTGACTACGAAGCCATCTTTATCGGCGATCCCTTGGTGATTGTGGGGACTGGCCTCAGCCTTACGGATGCTAACTCCGACAGGATAGTAGGGGCCACGGTTACGATTACCAACCTTACTAATGGCTTAGCCGAGAGCCTCAGTGCGATCACGACCGGCACTAATATTACAGCAACCTATGATTCAGGCACCCTCACCCTCAGCGGCACCGATACGGCTGCCAACTATCAGCAAGTCCTCCAGACCGTCACTTACCAAAATTTGACGCCCACGGGTGCAACACGAACCGTTGAGTTTGTTGTTGACGATGGCGAGACCCATTCCAATAGCAGTGCGATCGCAACCACCACCGTGACTTTTGAAGTGGGTGATGCACCGGTTGCCCCTAATGACCGCATTACCGTGAATGAGACCGGTCGCGTCAATGGCAACGTTCTAGCGGATAACGGCGATGGAGCAGATAGCGACCCGAATGGCGATCTCTTGACGGTCTCTGCCGTCAATGGCCGCGATGCAGATATCAACACTCAAATTACGCTCCTTTCAGGCGCCTTGCTTACGCTCAATAGCGATGGCACCTTTCAGTATGACCCCAATAATCAATTTGCATCCCTTGCGGCTAGGGAAAACGCCACAGATCAATTTACCTACACTGTGACCGATGGCGATGGGGAAACAGATACGGCCACCGTTGACGTTGAAATTAAAGGCTTGGCGGGGGCCTATCGCATTGGTACCGCTGGCCAGGATCAGCTTGTGGGAAGCGCCTTTGGGGATACCTTAGAGGGTCTAGCAGCAGATGATGTGCTGATCGGGGGCCGCGGTCGCGATTCTCTAGCAGGGGGAAGGGGCAACGACTCCCTGAGTGGCGGCAGCGGCAGTGACACTCTCAAAGGCCACGCAGGGAACGATACCCTCCGGGGTGGTGACGGCATTGACTGGCTCCAAGGTGGCCGCGGTCACGATTCTCTTGTCGGCGGTCTCAACAACGATACGCTCGAAGGCCAGACAGGCAATGATACGCTCTTGGGCGGCAGCAATAGTGATGTGCTAATCGGCGGTGCTGGGATTGATGTACTCTACGGGGGACTAGGCAGTGATGTCCTCAGGGGTGGTCAAAATCGCGATACCCTCAACGGTCAAGCAGGGAACGATACGCTTGAAGGCCAAGCTGGCTCTGATATTTTGCTGGGCGGCGGCGGGAACGATATTCTCGTGGGTGGCGCGAATAACGATACGCTCACGGGCGGTTCTGGAGCTGACACGTTCCAGTTCGATGCGAACTTCAATCGTTTGGGTATCGACACAATTACCGACTTTTCCAGCAACGATGTGCTGCAGTTAAGCCAGTCCATTTTCGGGTTAAGCGGTGCAGGCGTTACTGAGATTTCTATGCAGGAATTTGCCTCGGTGGGTAGTCTAACTGCGGCTGAGAATAGTAGCGCTTTGATTACCTACAATCGCAATGATGGCAGTTTGTACTTTAATACCAATGGCTCCACTTCTGGGCTGGGTTCAGGGGGTCAGTTCGCTCAGTTAGACAATGCCTTCGGTCTCACGGCTAGCCATATTGAGCTTGTGAGCTAG
- a CDS encoding FG-GAP repeat protein, with protein MAQSSLDLSSLNGNNGFVINGIDINDTSGDSVSNAGDINGDGIDDLIIGAPAADPNGDNSGESYVVFGSSSGFSSSLNLSSLNGSNGFVINGIDQDDNSGRSVSRAGDVNGDGIDDVIIGAPFADPNGNSSGESYVVFGSSNGFNSSLDLSSLNGSNGFVINGVAPLDQSGRSVSHAGDVNGDGIDDFIIGAPFADSNAVSSGESYVVFGRSGGFGSSFNLSTLDGSNGFVINGTAPDDSAGRSVSSAGDINGDGIDDIIISAPFADPNNNDQAGESYVVFGRSTGFNSTLNLSALNGSNGFVISGIDEYDNSGRSVSSAGDINGDGIDDLIIGAPFADPNGISSGESYIVFGNSNGFSSNLDLSSLNGSNGFIINGIASRGGGGATGDESGYSVSGAGDVNGDGIDDLIIGAPNANLSNSGGESYVVFGSSNGFNSSLNLSDLDGSNGFVITGTDENDFSGHSVSGAGDVNGDGIDDIIVGAQGGDANTNDEGESYVIFGNATPDLDLNGNGTGGIDFSATFTGSEILVVDSDLSVGDDNSATLSGATVKITNRLNGTNEQLNADTTGTSITATYNASTGVLTLSGTGTAANYQQVLRTITYSNTDPVGPSRIIEFSVDDGEAHSNTSQVAVTTLTFAGLPTSGPDQLIGTSGNDTLKGFAGNDLISGGNGSDRLEGGINSDTLQGQGGNDTLLGNDGIDLLQGGSGSDSLSGGLNNDTLQGQGGSDTLQGDAGNDSLVGASGGDLLQGGSGNDTLSGGGNNDTLEGQAGNDTLRANSGLDSLVGAAGNDLLQGGLGNDTLDGGSGDDTLEGQGSFDVLLGGSGNDILVGGLNNDTLTGGTGSDIFRFDTGFNSLGMDKITDFASNDVLELSKSVFDLSGVAGANIVASEFASVNSLTAAGNSAALIVYNRNTGDLYFNANGSAAGLGSGGQFAELDNTFNLSANHIELTT; from the coding sequence ATGGCTCAATCATCTTTAGATCTCTCAAGCCTCAACGGCAATAATGGCTTTGTCATCAACGGCATTGACATCAATGACACCTCTGGTGACTCCGTCAGCAATGCCGGAGACATCAATGGCGATGGCATTGACGACTTGATTATCGGCGCTCCTGCGGCTGACCCCAACGGCGACAACTCCGGCGAGAGCTACGTTGTCTTTGGTAGCTCCAGCGGATTCAGCAGCAGCCTAAATCTCTCAAGCCTCAACGGCAGCAATGGCTTTGTCATCAACGGCATCGATCAGGACGATAACTCTGGTCGTTCAGTCAGTCGTGCCGGTGACGTCAACGGCGACGGCATTGATGACGTTATTATCGGCGCTCCCTTTGCCGACCCCAACGGCAATAGCTCGGGTGAGAGCTACGTCGTATTTGGCAGCTCCAACGGCTTCAACAGCAGCTTAGATCTCTCAAGCCTCAACGGCAGCAATGGCTTTGTCATTAACGGCGTTGCTCCACTTGACCAATCTGGTCGTTCAGTCAGTCATGCAGGTGACGTCAACGGCGACGGCATTGACGATTTTATTATTGGCGCTCCCTTCGCCGACTCCAATGCTGTTAGCTCTGGTGAGAGCTACGTGGTGTTTGGTCGTTCCGGCGGTTTCGGCAGCAGCTTCAATCTCTCTACACTTGATGGCTCTAATGGCTTTGTCATCAACGGTACGGCACCAGACGACAGTGCGGGTCGTTCAGTGAGCAGTGCTGGCGATATCAATGGTGACGGAATTGACGACATTATTATCAGCGCCCCCTTCGCCGACCCCAACAACAACGACCAAGCCGGTGAAAGCTACGTCGTCTTTGGTCGCAGTACCGGATTCAACAGCACCCTGAACCTTTCTGCGCTCAACGGCTCCAATGGTTTTGTCATTAGCGGCATTGATGAGTATGACAACTCGGGCCGTTCGGTAAGCAGTGCCGGAGATATCAATGGCGACGGAATTGATGACCTGATTATCGGCGCTCCCTTTGCCGACCCCAACGGTATTAGCTCGGGTGAGAGCTACATCGTCTTTGGCAACTCCAACGGCTTTAGCAGTAACCTAGATCTCTCCAGCCTCAACGGCAGCAATGGCTTCATTATCAACGGCATCGCTTCGAGAGGGGGAGGAGGCGCGACCGGTGACGAGTCAGGCTATTCAGTCAGCGGTGCCGGAGACGTCAACGGTGACGGCATTGACGACCTGATTATCGGCGCTCCCAATGCCAACCTCAGCAATAGCGGCGGTGAAAGTTACGTCGTCTTTGGCAGCTCCAACGGCTTCAACAGCAGCTTAAATCTCTCCGATCTCGACGGCAGCAACGGCTTTGTAATTACTGGCACAGATGAGAACGATTTTTCCGGTCACTCAGTCAGCGGTGCCGGAGACGTCAATGGTGATGGAATTGACGACATTATTGTAGGTGCGCAGGGTGGCGACGCCAATACCAATGACGAGGGTGAAAGCTATGTCATCTTCGGTAACGCGACCCCAGACCTAGACTTAAACGGCAACGGTACCGGTGGAATTGACTTCAGCGCCACCTTCACAGGATCTGAAATCCTCGTTGTCGATAGTGATCTAAGCGTAGGGGATGATAACTCAGCGACCCTGTCTGGGGCCACCGTCAAGATCACAAATCGCCTCAACGGCACTAACGAGCAGCTCAATGCTGACACGACGGGCACCAGCATTACAGCAACATATAACGCAAGCACGGGTGTTCTCACCCTCAGCGGCACTGGCACTGCAGCCAACTATCAGCAAGTTCTGCGCACGATCACCTACAGCAACACAGATCCAGTCGGCCCTTCACGGATTATTGAATTCAGCGTTGATGACGGGGAAGCCCACAGCAACACCAGCCAGGTCGCCGTCACTACCCTAACGTTTGCAGGTCTACCCACTTCAGGCCCCGATCAGCTTATCGGAACATCAGGCAACGACACTCTCAAAGGCTTCGCCGGTAACGATCTGATCTCAGGGGGCAACGGCAGCGATCGACTAGAGGGTGGCATCAACAGCGACACCCTCCAAGGCCAAGGGGGTAATGACACCCTCCTCGGCAACGACGGTATTGACTTACTCCAGGGGGGCAGCGGCAGCGACTCCCTCAGCGGAGGACTCAACAACGATACCCTCCAAGGCCAAGGGGGAAGTGACACACTCCAAGGCGACGCCGGCAATGATTCTCTGGTCGGCGCGTCTGGAGGCGACCTCCTGCAAGGCGGTAGCGGCAACGATACCCTTAGCGGCGGTGGCAATAACGACACCCTCGAAGGGCAGGCGGGCAATGATACGCTCCGTGCCAACAGTGGTCTCGACTCTCTGGTGGGAGCAGCGGGAAATGATCTACTGCAAGGAGGCTTAGGAAATGACACACTCGACGGCGGCAGTGGTGACGATACACTCGAAGGACAGGGGAGCTTTGATGTCTTATTGGGGGGCAGCGGCAACGACATTCTGGTCGGTGGGTTGAATAATGACACACTCACGGGCGGCACGGGGTCTGATATATTCCGATTTGACACGGGCTTCAACAGCTTAGGCATGGATAAGATCACCGACTTCGCAAGCAATGATGTGCTGGAGTTAAGCAAGTCTGTCTTTGACTTGAGCGGTGTAGCAGGCGCTAATATTGTTGCCAGTGAGTTTGCCTCAGTGAACAGCCTGACAGCAGCCGGGAACAGTGCAGCGCTGATCGTCTACAACCGCAATACTGGCGATCTGTACTTCAACGCCAATGGCTCCGCTGCAGGGCTAGGCTCCGGTGGGCAGTTTGCCGAACTGGACAACACGTTCAACCTCAGTGCAAATCATATTGAGCTGACGACCTAA
- the pheS gene encoding phenylalanine--tRNA ligase subunit alpha, translating into MTDLETQLTTLEQAAQQTISDAADLDQLEQHRIQFLGKRGQLSQILKGMGKLDAADRPRIGAIANQVKEAVQSCLEQKRSDLQNEQIQARLASETLDVTMPGTYTSQGHVHPLNGMIDLALDVFVGLGYTVARGPEMESDYYNFQALNTPPDHPARDMADTFYLPDGNLLRTHTSSVQIRYMEEHDPPIRIVAPGRCYRRDTEDATHAAVFHQIELLAIDKGLTFTDLRGTIKVFLERMFGDVPIRFRASYFPFTEPSAEVDVQWKGRWLEVLGCGMVDPNVLKAVGYDPEVYTGFAAGFGVERFAMVLHQIDDIRRLYTSDLRFLKQF; encoded by the coding sequence ATGACGGATCTAGAAACCCAGTTAACGACCCTCGAGCAAGCGGCGCAGCAAACGATCTCAGATGCTGCAGATCTTGACCAGTTAGAGCAGCACCGAATTCAATTTTTAGGCAAGAGAGGGCAGTTGTCCCAGATTTTGAAGGGGATGGGTAAGCTAGATGCTGCAGATCGTCCTCGCATTGGAGCCATTGCTAATCAGGTCAAAGAAGCGGTTCAAAGCTGTCTAGAGCAGAAACGCTCAGACCTGCAAAACGAACAGATTCAGGCCCGCCTAGCCTCTGAGACCCTGGACGTCACCATGCCAGGGACCTATACCTCCCAAGGGCACGTTCATCCCCTTAACGGCATGATTGATCTCGCTCTAGATGTCTTTGTGGGTCTGGGCTACACCGTAGCTCGCGGACCCGAAATGGAGTCAGACTACTACAACTTTCAGGCTCTCAATACTCCCCCGGATCACCCCGCTCGGGATATGGCCGACACCTTTTATCTCCCCGATGGCAACCTGCTCCGTACCCACACATCTTCTGTGCAAATCCGCTACATGGAAGAGCACGATCCACCGATTCGCATCGTTGCTCCCGGTCGCTGCTATCGCCGAGATACTGAGGATGCTACCCATGCCGCTGTCTTCCATCAAATTGAGCTGCTTGCCATTGATAAAGGGCTGACGTTCACCGATCTTAGAGGCACCATCAAAGTTTTCCTAGAACGGATGTTCGGCGACGTTCCGATTCGCTTTCGAGCCAGCTACTTTCCTTTCACAGAACCCTCTGCAGAAGTCGATGTGCAATGGAAGGGGCGTTGGCTAGAGGTTCTGGGTTGTGGCATGGTCGATCCCAATGTTCTAAAGGCAGTGGGATATGATCCGGAGGTTTACACAGGTTTTGCCGCTGGGTTTGGTGTCGAGCGTTTTGCGATGGTGTTGCACCAGATTGACGATATCCGCCGTCTATATACGAGTGACTTGAGATTCTTGAAGCAGTTTTAG
- the glmS gene encoding glutamine--fructose-6-phosphate transaminase (isomerizing) has product MCGIVGYVGHQAASQILLSGLQKLEYRGYDSAGIATILEEQLHCIRAKGKLHHLETKLAGWDNPARMGIGHTRWATHGKPEEYNAHPHRDERERLAVVQNGIIENYRDLRIELKEKGYTFRSETDTEVIPHLIADLLKQQTTPNLLEAVRETVNRLTGAFAIAVVSADFPEELIVARQQAPLVIGYGDHEFFCASDTPALIPHTRTILTLDNEEIATLKPSGVELYHFNGDRVRRPPQTLNWNPVMVEKQGFKHFMLKEIYEQPGVVRTCLENYLDEQWSPDSAAGPIKLGLDPSLFQDLERIQIVACGTSWHASLVGQYLLEQLAGVPTVVQYASEFRYAPTPLTPNTLTVGVTQSGETADTLAALEMEKQRRSELSDEFRPRLLGITNRPESSLSRLVPQIIDTHAGIEIGVAATKTFAAQLMAFYLLALDLTYQRQSQSPERLAAIIGELRTLPALLELVLESQERYVETLAHDFVETQDFIYIGRGINFPIALEGALKLKEISYIHAEGYPAGEMKHGPIALLDAKVPVVAIAMPGSVFEKVLSNAQEAKARDARLIGVTPMNEQEARETFDTLLPVPAVDEILSPLVTMVPLQLLAYHISAIRGLDVDQPRNLAKSVTVE; this is encoded by the coding sequence ATGTGTGGAATTGTTGGCTATGTGGGTCATCAGGCAGCAAGTCAGATCTTGCTCTCCGGCCTCCAGAAGCTGGAATATCGAGGCTATGACTCAGCAGGCATTGCCACAATTCTAGAGGAGCAGCTCCACTGCATTCGTGCCAAGGGTAAGCTCCATCACTTAGAAACCAAGCTAGCCGGATGGGATAACCCAGCCCGGATGGGTATCGGCCACACGCGCTGGGCCACCCACGGCAAACCGGAGGAATATAACGCCCATCCCCACCGAGATGAAAGGGAACGGTTGGCGGTGGTGCAAAACGGCATCATCGAAAACTACCGCGACCTCCGCATTGAGCTGAAGGAGAAGGGATACACCTTTCGGTCTGAGACCGATACAGAGGTGATTCCCCATTTGATCGCCGATCTGCTCAAGCAGCAGACCACGCCTAATCTACTAGAAGCGGTACGGGAGACCGTTAATCGGCTTACAGGGGCCTTTGCGATCGCAGTTGTTTCTGCAGACTTCCCTGAAGAGCTGATTGTGGCGCGGCAGCAGGCTCCACTGGTGATTGGCTATGGTGACCATGAGTTTTTCTGCGCCTCCGATACCCCGGCGCTGATTCCCCACACCCGCACCATCTTGACCCTCGACAACGAGGAGATCGCCACACTGAAGCCCTCGGGCGTAGAGCTATATCACTTCAACGGCGATCGGGTGCGGCGTCCGCCCCAAACCCTGAATTGGAACCCCGTCATGGTGGAGAAGCAGGGCTTTAAGCATTTCATGCTCAAAGAAATTTATGAGCAGCCTGGTGTTGTCCGCACCTGTTTAGAGAACTATTTAGATGAGCAGTGGTCACCCGATTCTGCAGCAGGTCCGATTAAGCTGGGCCTTGATCCATCCCTCTTTCAAGATCTAGAACGAATCCAAATTGTGGCCTGCGGCACGAGCTGGCATGCCAGTCTTGTCGGTCAGTACCTCCTAGAGCAACTGGCGGGGGTGCCCACAGTGGTTCAGTATGCTTCAGAATTTCGCTACGCTCCGACGCCATTAACGCCCAATACCCTGACGGTTGGGGTGACCCAGTCGGGTGAAACAGCAGATACGCTGGCGGCACTAGAGATGGAAAAGCAGCGCCGCTCTGAGCTGTCTGATGAATTTCGCCCGCGCCTGTTGGGCATTACCAATCGGCCTGAAAGTTCGCTCTCTAGACTAGTGCCGCAGATTATTGATACCCACGCGGGCATCGAGATTGGGGTAGCGGCCACCAAGACTTTCGCGGCCCAATTGATGGCCTTTTATCTGCTAGCGCTAGATCTGACCTATCAGCGCCAGTCGCAGTCGCCTGAGCGGCTGGCTGCGATCATTGGGGAACTCAGAACGCTACCGGCTCTGCTAGAGCTGGTGTTAGAAAGCCAAGAACGCTACGTGGAAACGCTGGCCCACGACTTTGTAGAGACCCAGGACTTTATCTATATTGGTCGAGGCATTAATTTCCCGATTGCTTTAGAAGGGGCGCTAAAGCTCAAAGAAATTAGCTATATCCATGCAGAGGGCTATCCCGCCGGGGAAATGAAGCACGGCCCCATTGCGCTGCTTGATGCCAAGGTGCCGGTGGTTGCGATCGCAATGCCCGGCTCAGTCTTCGAGAAAGTGCTCTCCAACGCTCAAGAAGCTAAGGCGCGGGATGCCCGCTTGATTGGGGTCACCCCCATGAACGAACAGGAAGCACGGGAAACCTTTGACACGCTCTTGCCCGTACCTGCCGTTGATGAGATCCTGTCGCCACTGGTAACGATGGTACCGCTCCAGCTTTTGGCTTATCACATTTCCGCCATTCGGGGCCTAGATGTCGATCAGCCTCGAAATCTGGCTAAATCAGTCACGGTTGAATAG
- a CDS encoding type IV pilin-like G/H family protein — translation MSNSRPNTRQNKGGVSSMVKILGGCGCLAVGGFVLMILLAIALPSFLRELALARKSEGAGSLSAINRSQQAYRLENKGFATSIDDLDGRIVNRYFDSRIVPQLSTMTTAIATTVPLKGTDLKSYTAFVFVLESAATDLKFVSGICETDVPSRLPPAAPPAPSSETEPVQCPLGSSLVE, via the coding sequence ATGTCGAATTCACGGCCCAATACTCGACAGAATAAAGGCGGTGTTTCAAGCATGGTCAAAATTTTAGGCGGTTGTGGCTGTTTAGCTGTAGGTGGTTTTGTCTTGATGATTTTGCTTGCGATCGCACTTCCCTCTTTCCTCAGGGAGCTGGCCCTAGCGAGAAAGTCTGAAGGGGCAGGGAGCTTAAGTGCGATTAACCGATCACAGCAGGCGTATCGGTTGGAAAACAAAGGTTTTGCGACATCGATAGATGACCTTGATGGCAGAATTGTTAACCGGTATTTTGATTCCCGAATTGTCCCTCAGTTAAGTACGATGACTACTGCCATTGCCACCACTGTGCCGTTGAAGGGGACTGACCTAAAGAGCTACACGGCTTTCGTCTTTGTTCTGGAGTCTGCAGCCACTGACCTCAAATTTGTGTCAGGCATTTGCGAAACTGACGTTCCGTCGCGGCTTCCGCCCGCTGCACCGCCTGCACCTAGCTCTGAGACTGAACCAGTGCAGTGTCCTCTAGGCTCTTCACTGGTGGAGTAA
- a CDS encoding CidA/LrgA family protein: MDFLNGITILLIYELAGEAIKLLLQLPIPGPVLGMIFLFLTLISQRHVSHSVDLTSKVLLSHLSLLFIPAGVGVMVHFDRITQEWLPISITLLLSTAVTMATTAAIMLGTQRLFSKKVSTDA, translated from the coding sequence ATGGATTTTCTGAATGGCATCACCATCCTCTTAATTTACGAGCTAGCGGGCGAAGCGATAAAGCTACTGCTGCAGCTCCCCATCCCTGGCCCAGTTCTGGGCATGATCTTTCTGTTCCTCACGCTGATCTCTCAACGCCATGTCTCCCACTCGGTCGATTTAACATCGAAGGTGCTCCTCAGCCATCTGTCATTGCTATTCATACCTGCGGGTGTGGGCGTCATGGTCCATTTTGATCGCATCACCCAAGAGTGGCTGCCCATCAGCATTACCCTATTGCTCAGTACGGCAGTGACAATGGCCACCACCGCCGCCATCATGCTCGGCACCCAGCGCCTCTTTTCAAAGAAGGTATCTACGGATGCTTAA
- a CDS encoding LrgB family protein — protein sequence MLKSELVEIWVYLSASPLVGLTITLVTYGIAYRLYLWAKCNPLLNPVVVSVAALIAVLSITNTSYEAYFEGGQFIHFLLGPATVALAVPLYRQFSSLKRQWLPVFAAIMGGSTIGTLSSVAIAQLLGASVQTQLSLAPKSVTTPVAMGISEQIGGLPSLTAALVVMTGVIGAILGTTLFRILRINNDSVKGIAMGVTAHGIGTARSFQVSPEMGAFSGLAMALSAFSTAVILPWLLGLIGLLS from the coding sequence ATGCTTAAGTCTGAGCTGGTCGAGATTTGGGTTTATCTTTCAGCTTCTCCACTGGTGGGTCTGACGATAACCCTCGTCACCTATGGCATCGCCTATCGCCTATATTTGTGGGCGAAATGCAATCCCCTCCTCAATCCAGTGGTGGTGTCAGTGGCGGCACTGATTGCTGTTTTATCAATCACAAATACCTCCTATGAAGCGTATTTCGAAGGCGGACAGTTTATTCACTTTTTGCTGGGTCCAGCCACTGTCGCCCTAGCCGTGCCGCTCTATCGGCAGTTCTCATCTCTAAAGAGACAATGGCTGCCTGTTTTTGCAGCCATTATGGGAGGGAGCACCATCGGTACGTTGAGTTCCGTCGCCATTGCTCAGCTTTTAGGGGCGAGCGTGCAGACGCAGCTCTCATTGGCTCCCAAATCGGTGACAACGCCTGTGGCAATGGGAATCTCAGAGCAGATTGGTGGTTTACCCTCCCTGACGGCAGCGCTGGTGGTGATGACGGGGGTGATCGGGGCGATTCTTGGCACTACACTGTTTAGAATCCTGCGGATCAACAACGACAGCGTTAAAGGGATTGCAATGGGCGTGACGGCCCACGGTATTGGAACCGCTCGCTCATTTCAAGTGAGCCCAGAGATGGGAGCCTTTTCAGGGCTGGCAATGGCGTTATCAGCCTTCAGTACTGCCGTCATTTTGCCTTGGCTATTGGGCTTAATCGGTCTTCTCAGTTAG